The following are encoded together in the Bradymonas sediminis genome:
- a CDS encoding MBL fold metallo-hydrolase encodes MVCHCLLIETDAGLVLVDTGLGEGSVNGERPLPLGFRKIVRPKLDPAQTALAQVRDLGYSPDDVRHIVLTHLDLDHGGGLPDFPKAAVHVHAREKDAALGVTRAADKTRYLAQHWAHQPSWRTYEASGERWQGFDAVRQLDGLGPEILLIPLHGHSEGHCGVAVQTDQGWLLHAGDAYFHRAEIRPGQRAPAALKAFQRLLCPDNRARLHNQQRLRQLASEPTIEVICSHDPAEFEAVGGMVE; translated from the coding sequence ATGGTTTGCCACTGCCTGCTCATCGAAACCGATGCGGGATTGGTGCTGGTCGACACCGGCCTCGGCGAGGGCAGCGTCAACGGTGAGCGGCCGCTCCCGCTGGGTTTTCGCAAGATCGTGAGGCCGAAGCTCGACCCCGCTCAAACCGCCCTGGCCCAGGTGCGGGATCTGGGCTATTCGCCCGACGATGTGCGCCATATTGTATTGACGCACCTGGACCTCGACCACGGTGGCGGCCTGCCCGACTTCCCCAAAGCCGCGGTCCACGTGCACGCGCGCGAAAAAGACGCCGCGCTCGGCGTCACGCGCGCCGCCGACAAGACCCGCTACCTGGCCCAACACTGGGCGCACCAACCCAGTTGGCGCACCTACGAAGCCAGCGGCGAGCGCTGGCAGGGATTTGACGCCGTTCGGCAGCTCGACGGCCTGGGCCCCGAAATATTGCTCATCCCTCTGCACGGCCACTCCGAAGGTCATTGCGGCGTGGCCGTTCAAACCGACCAGGGCTGGCTTCTCCATGCCGGCGATGCGTATTTCCACCGGGCCGAGATTCGCCCCGGCCAACGCGCGCCCGCCGCCCTGAAGGCTTTTCAGCGCCTGCTATGCCCCGACAATAGGGCGCGCCTGCACAATCAACAGCGCCTCCGCCAATTGGCCTCGGAGCCAACCATCGAGGTCATCTGCTCCCATGACCCGGCCGAGTTCGAGGCAGTTGGCGGAATGGTCGAATAA
- a CDS encoding transglycosylase domain-containing protein has translation MKSSSILGSPKLRKFGVIFGAVLLVVIALLGAGYWLVVPGMANTLVRDKLESAEAKLGLTFEIDKVSTHGVSAVSLEGFSVLNPADKTPVFKAESISASIDAMSILVGDRKLSGVKIQGSTLYVHRNADGTTNLETIIAEARSKRQGKDKDPASPEPAVKDGADSKLDAALSSFLRFFGDRWPDITVQNARVALSAAEGAAPWEVDAITSEELRLNSGGQSAEFTGVLKLTRGEGSPRWTLPETVTLQANLQRPLLKSTGSIALSPAAEIQGVGPYPFLRLGVAEVALTEANTVSLRGLSLGVQGDSTPTKVAEIDSVSASFEKLSFSPLELRALEIQVDKPTLFVDHDAQFGNVLEELNQLLRAPHARHIVGVAKSMADEIAIAQGREPEKDEGPDKGGLRKLLAGINWTKFLANKAPQSVKINDAAVHMTDARALPLLTSDPKIALQNGTFEFSHRIINGALQFKGGFDAVANGDDPRGSATIDLEWSYRSKALKVDAQLDALSVPWLVQLTSASVADNLRSGVVRADFKAERPANSSRLGFNGLVSLENTTIFLAPLAEEPVENLSASYNFEGSFDAKAAIPAPKMLKATNTAEDANAQAENQLNAALANSTPGQNDPTPADAKDPSLQPPKRGALVFSKGHFEVNGVPGEFRPAIYGFYGLQKRPTRFDAEIDLPSIPVDKLFKAVPDAIKGPLTGTKMRGDFAWKLALEIPLYHAGDMKWDAKPELRGFELISMPDAVDVRKLRDQFEMTIYDPTIKWSRKVTIPKMRPVPLDWLVEHSGIEIERFEQRRRNRQWPPQYAAGFVPAPDKSNFMQPHPSPWASEDAAAQRAADAAAAAAARESATQTSRLNSFFGLEDANENAPDAGVDPAPQAQPAPRPTPPPTAAPKSARKYYISLAGEQKEHPYGPYEFIPLQYISPWMLRAAITTEDNSFFKHGGFNWLAIRNSVEANIEAGRYVRGASTISMQLIKNIYLTRDKVLVRKLREVFLVWLMEDVVDIPKARILELYFNIIEYGPGIFGVHDAAIHYFGKRADKLSLTEVAWLVSIVPNPKKFHFYYERGEISPSWFNRMLRYVRVMANRERATEADYEAAKLDKPTFYKPKNGEPMMRVERAPEEVNELIYETESIEIPSLQNLFGP, from the coding sequence ATGAAATCATCCTCCATTCTGGGCTCGCCAAAGTTGCGAAAATTTGGCGTTATTTTTGGCGCGGTGCTCCTCGTGGTGATCGCGCTTCTCGGGGCGGGCTACTGGTTGGTCGTGCCGGGCATGGCCAACACGCTGGTGCGCGACAAGCTCGAGTCCGCCGAGGCAAAGCTCGGGCTCACCTTCGAGATCGACAAGGTCTCCACCCACGGCGTCAGCGCGGTGAGCCTTGAGGGATTCTCGGTGCTCAACCCCGCCGATAAGACCCCGGTTTTTAAGGCCGAATCCATCTCGGCCTCCATCGACGCGATGTCGATCCTGGTCGGCGACCGAAAGCTCTCGGGCGTAAAGATCCAGGGGAGCACCCTCTATGTGCATCGAAACGCCGACGGCACGACCAACCTCGAGACGATCATCGCCGAGGCGAGATCCAAGCGCCAGGGCAAAGACAAAGACCCGGCATCGCCCGAACCGGCTGTAAAAGATGGCGCAGACTCAAAATTAGACGCCGCCCTCTCCTCATTTCTGCGCTTCTTTGGCGACCGCTGGCCGGATATCACCGTCCAGAACGCGCGCGTCGCCTTAAGCGCCGCCGAAGGCGCCGCCCCCTGGGAGGTCGACGCGATCACCAGCGAGGAGCTCAGGCTCAATTCAGGCGGGCAATCGGCGGAGTTCACAGGCGTGCTCAAGCTCACGCGCGGCGAAGGCAGCCCGCGCTGGACACTGCCCGAAACAGTCACCCTCCAAGCCAACCTGCAGCGCCCGCTGCTCAAATCAACCGGGAGCATCGCGCTCTCGCCGGCCGCCGAAATCCAAGGCGTCGGCCCCTACCCGTTTTTGCGCCTCGGCGTCGCCGAAGTCGCGCTCACCGAGGCAAATACGGTGAGCCTGCGCGGGCTGTCGCTCGGGGTTCAGGGCGACTCCACCCCGACGAAGGTGGCAGAAATCGACAGCGTCAGCGCAAGCTTTGAGAAGTTGAGCTTCTCGCCGCTCGAGCTTCGTGCGCTCGAAATCCAGGTCGATAAACCGACTCTATTCGTCGATCACGACGCCCAATTCGGCAATGTCCTCGAGGAATTAAACCAACTGCTGCGCGCCCCTCACGCCCGGCATATCGTCGGCGTCGCCAAGTCGATGGCCGATGAAATCGCCATCGCTCAGGGGCGGGAGCCCGAGAAGGACGAAGGCCCCGATAAGGGCGGGCTTCGCAAACTGCTCGCCGGGATCAATTGGACCAAATTCCTGGCGAACAAAGCCCCTCAATCGGTCAAGATTAACGACGCCGCCGTTCATATGACTGACGCGCGCGCCCTCCCGCTGCTGACCTCGGACCCAAAAATCGCGCTGCAAAACGGCACCTTCGAGTTCTCCCACCGCATCATCAACGGCGCCCTACAGTTCAAAGGAGGCTTCGACGCGGTCGCCAACGGCGACGACCCTCGCGGGTCCGCGACCATCGATTTAGAGTGGAGTTATCGCAGCAAAGCGCTCAAGGTCGACGCCCAACTCGACGCGCTCAGCGTCCCCTGGCTCGTCCAACTCACCTCGGCGAGCGTCGCCGACAACCTGCGAAGTGGCGTTGTGCGCGCCGACTTCAAAGCCGAGCGCCCCGCCAACTCCAGCCGTCTGGGGTTCAATGGCCTGGTGTCGCTCGAGAATACGACCATTTTCCTGGCGCCGCTGGCCGAAGAACCGGTCGAGAATCTGAGCGCCAGCTATAATTTCGAGGGCTCTTTCGACGCAAAAGCTGCCATCCCCGCGCCCAAGATGTTGAAGGCCACCAACACCGCTGAGGACGCGAACGCCCAGGCCGAAAACCAACTCAACGCCGCCCTGGCCAATAGCACCCCGGGACAAAATGACCCGACACCGGCAGACGCCAAAGACCCCTCGCTTCAGCCGCCCAAACGCGGGGCCCTCGTCTTCTCAAAGGGGCATTTCGAGGTCAACGGCGTCCCCGGCGAATTCCGCCCGGCCATCTATGGCTTCTACGGCCTGCAAAAACGCCCGACCCGTTTCGACGCCGAGATCGACCTGCCGTCCATCCCGGTCGACAAACTCTTTAAGGCCGTCCCAGACGCGATTAAAGGCCCGCTCACGGGCACCAAAATGCGCGGCGACTTCGCCTGGAAGCTCGCCCTCGAGATTCCGCTCTACCACGCAGGGGATATGAAGTGGGACGCCAAACCCGAGCTGCGCGGCTTCGAGCTCATCAGCATGCCCGACGCCGTGGACGTGCGTAAATTACGCGACCAATTCGAGATGACCATCTATGACCCGACCATCAAATGGTCCAGAAAGGTCACGATCCCGAAGATGCGCCCGGTGCCGCTGGACTGGTTAGTCGAACATAGCGGCATCGAGATTGAGCGCTTCGAGCAACGCCGCCGCAACCGCCAATGGCCGCCGCAATATGCCGCGGGCTTCGTGCCGGCGCCGGATAAGAGCAACTTCATGCAGCCTCATCCGTCGCCCTGGGCCAGCGAAGACGCCGCCGCGCAGCGCGCCGCAGATGCCGCCGCCGCTGCCGCCGCCCGGGAATCTGCGACCCAGACCAGCCGCCTAAACTCGTTCTTTGGGCTCGAAGATGCCAACGAAAACGCCCCGGATGCGGGAGTCGACCCGGCGCCCCAGGCTCAGCCGGCCCCTCGCCCCACGCCGCCCCCGACCGCCGCGCCGAAGTCGGCTCGAAAATACTATATTTCGCTGGCTGGCGAGCAAAAAGAGCACCCTTATGGACCCTATGAGTTCATCCCGCTGCAATATATCTCGCCGTGGATGCTGCGCGCGGCCATCACCACCGAGGATAACTCATTCTTCAAGCACGGCGGCTTCAATTGGCTGGCGATTCGCAACTCGGTGGAAGCCAATATCGAGGCCGGCCGCTACGTGCGCGGGGCGAGCACCATCTCGATGCAGTTGATTAAGAATATTTATCTCACCCGAGACAAGGTCCTCGTGCGCAAGCTACGCGAGGTCTTCCTGGTCTGGCTGATGGAGGATGTCGTTGATATCCCCAAAGCCCGCATTCTCGAGCTCTACTTTAATATTATCGAATACGGCCCGGGCATCTTCGGCGTGCACGACGCGGCCATCCACTATTTCGGCAAACGCGCCGATAAATTGAGCCTGACCGAGGTCGCCTGGCTGGTGAGCATTGTCCCGAACCCGAAGAAATTTCATTTCTATTACGAACGCGGCGAGATCAGCCCGTCCTGGTTCAACCGAATGCTTCGCTATGTGCGCGTGATGGCGAATCGCGAGCGCGCCACCGAGGCCGATTACGAGGCGGCCAAGCTAGACAAACCGACGTTCTATAAGCCTAAAAATGGCGAGCCCATGATGCGCGTCGAGCGGGCCCCAGAAGAGGTCAACGAATTGATCTACGAGACCGAGAGCATCGAAATCCCCTCGCTTCAGAACCTCTTCGGCCCTTGA